A genomic window from Erpetoichthys calabaricus chromosome 17, fErpCal1.3, whole genome shotgun sequence includes:
- the ctsh gene encoding pro-cathepsin H translates to MKTLVVLLSLSLSSASPHADEHKFKIWMSQYNKQYDSVEYHHRLKTFIDNKERIDQHNAGNHSFRMDLNQFSDLSFAEFKKLYLWKEPQNCSATKGGHISKNGPYPDFVDWRKNGNYVTPVKNQGSCGSCWTFSTTGCLESAIAIATGKLLFLSEQQLVDCAQNFNNHGCNGGLPSQAFEYILYNKGLMTENGYPYTAQEGKCKFRPDMASAFVKEVINITKYDEMGMVDVVARLNPVSLAYEVTSDFMHYSEGIYTSTICHNTTDKVNHAVLAVGYGTKDGTPYWIVKNSWGPEWGIDGYFYIERGKNMCGLAACSSYPIGHL, encoded by the exons ATGAAGACGCTCGTTGTGCTTCTGTCACTCAGTCTATCGTCAGCCTCTCCTCATGCAG acgAACATAAATTCAAAATATGGATGTCGCAG tacAACAAACAATATGATTCAGTGGAATATCATCACAGACTGAAGACATTTATTGataataaagaaagaattgaccaacacaatgcaggaaatcATTCATTcagaa TGGACCTCAATCAGTTTTCTGACCTATCATTTGCTGAATTTAAAAAGCTGTACCTCTGGAAAGAGCCACAG AACTGCTCCGCGACCAAGGGTGGTCACATAAGTAAAAATGGTCCTTATCCAGATTTTGTGGACTGGAGAAAAAATGGAAACTATGTCACCCCTGTCAAGAACCAG GGATCATGCGGAAGTTGTTGGACATTCTCAACAACTGGATGCCTGGAGTCTGCAATTGCCATAGCAACAGGGAAACTGCTCTTTCTG TCTGAACAGCAGCTGGTTGATTGTGCTCAAAATTTTAATAACCATGGCTGCAATGG TGGATTACCAAGCCAAGCCTTTGAGTATATCTTGTACAATAAGGGTCTTATGACTGAGAATGGATATCCCTATACTGCACAG GAAGGCAAATGTAAGTTCAGACCAGACATGGCTTCTGCCTTTGTGAAAGAAGTTATTAATATAACAAAa TATGATGAGATGGGCATGGTGGATGTTGTGGCACGGCTCAATCCAGTTAGCTTGGCCTATGAAGTAACATCAGATTTCATGCATTACAGTGAAGGAATTTACACAAG cacTATCTGCCATAATACAACTGACAAGGTAAATCACGCAGTACTGGCTGTGGGCTATGGTACAAAAGATGGAACTCCCTACTGGATAGTCAAGAATTCCTGGGGCCCAGAATGGGGAATAGATGG GTATTTCTACATTGAACGAGGGAAGAACATGTGTGGACTGGCAGCATGCTCTTCTTATCCCATCGGTCACCTGTGA